The Athene noctua chromosome 15, bAthNoc1.hap1.1, whole genome shotgun sequence genome contains a region encoding:
- the TNFRSF13B gene encoding tumor necrosis factor receptor superfamily member 13B, whose translation MDCNSRAGFYYDELLKTCIDCTSVCGQHPKQCAPSCETGALVATPPPPATPVTALPPAAVLEQKACAEQEPWLVVYLLLGLCLCALICSLLLGWTHLRRKGEVVSCQASAGTCHRREDSSKDRLVEAGSVGDGSTGSRVPEPVETCGFCFPGHSSAVQETKSCHSTSYPIGERAVPSHTGICSTGSAGAIPSPDDGHFKIICSPSQEKTPMA comes from the exons ATGGACTGCAACAGCAGAGCCGGCTTCTACTACGATGAGCTCCTGAAAACATGCATCGACTGCACCTCGGTCTGTGGGCAGCACCCGAAGCAATGCGCCCCGTCCTGCGAAA CGGGTGCTCTGGTAGCCACCCCCCCTCCACCAGCCACCCCGGTGACGGCCTTGCCGCCcgcggctgtgctggagcagaaggcGTGTGCGGAGCAGGAGCCGTGGCTGGTGGTGTACCTGCTGCTGGGGCTCTGCCTCTGCGCCCTCATCTGCTCCCTGCTCCTGGGCTGGACCCACCTGCGGAGGAAGGGAGAGGTGGTCTCCTGCCAAGCCAGCGCTGGGACCTGCCACCGCAGGGAGGACTCCTCCAAAG ATCGTCTGGTGGAAGCGGGCAGTGTTGGTGATGGATCCACTGGCAGCAGGGTCCCAGAGCCAGTGGAAACCTGTGGCTTCTGCTTCCCAGGACACAGCTCTGCTGTACAAGAGACCAAGTCCTGCCACAGCACCTCCTACCCCATAGGGGAAAGAGCCGTTCCCTCTCACACCGGGATATGCAGCACGGGAAGTGCTGGGGCCATTCCCAGCCCTGACGACGGCCACTTCAAAATCATATGTTCTCCTTCACAAGAGAAGACGCCCATGGCATGA